One genomic segment of Arcobacter lacus includes these proteins:
- the coaD gene encoding pantetheine-phosphate adenylyltransferase, which yields MSKEINTNIGSYKKAIYSGTFDPITNGHLDIIKRATNIFDEVVIAVAKSELKKPMFSHEQRVAFVEAATSHLEGVKVLGFDTLLVDLAASLEINTIIRGLRAVSDFEFELQMGYANSSINKKLETLYLMPTLENAFVSSTIVREIIRFNGKFEHLVPARVVQCM from the coding sequence ATGTCAAAAGAGATAAATACAAATATTGGCTCATATAAAAAAGCTATTTATAGTGGTACTTTTGATCCAATTACAAATGGTCATTTAGATATTATAAAAAGAGCAACAAATATTTTTGATGAAGTAGTTATTGCTGTTGCAAAAAGTGAATTAAAAAAACCTATGTTTTCGCATGAACAAAGAGTAGCATTTGTAGAAGCTGCAACTTCTCATTTAGAAGGTGTTAAAGTTTTAGGTTTTGATACTTTGCTTGTTGATTTGGCGGCTTCTTTAGAGATTAATACAATTATTAGAGGATTAAGAGCTGTTTCTGATTTTGAATTTGAGTTACAAATGGGATATGCAAATTCATCAATAAACAAAAAATTGGAAACTTTATATCTTATGCCAACACTAGAAAATGCCTTTGTTAGTTCTACAATAGTAAGAGAAATCATAAGATTTAATGGTAAATTTGAACATTTGGTTCCTGCAAGAGTTGTGCAATGTATGTAA
- the hslU gene encoding ATP-dependent protease ATPase subunit HslU translates to MDMTPKQIVAYLDDYIIGQKDAKKTIALALRNRYRRMRVEPKLQEEIMPKNILMIGNTGVGKTEIARRLAKMMGLPFVKVEASKYTEVGFVGRDVESMIRDLVYEGINLVTKEFEEKIKDKIDDEVNKKIIEKLVPPLPDSASDSAKEAFIKTYNTMEKKLLDGSLDDKKIEIELPKKAHVEIIDSSLPFDMSSMQESLNKMLGSLNKDKIKKEVTIKDAKILLRSVASEGLLDQEAIKIEALKRCENGGIIFLDEIDKIASGKKNNGQDPSKEGVQRDLLPIVEGSSVQTKFGQIKTDHILFIAAGAFHVSKPSDLIPELQGRFPLRVELEALDEEALYKILTNTKNSLLRQYKALLEVEGVELEFDDEAIRAFAKYSVTANEKTEDIGARRLHTVIEKVIEDISFEADEKKGTKVVVTKELVSDKLDDIVDNVDTARYIL, encoded by the coding sequence ATGGATATGACACCAAAGCAAATAGTTGCTTATTTAGATGATTATATCATTGGGCAAAAAGATGCAAAAAAAACAATAGCATTAGCTTTAAGAAATAGATATAGAAGAATGAGAGTTGAGCCAAAACTTCAAGAAGAGATAATGCCAAAAAATATTCTAATGATAGGGAATACTGGTGTTGGTAAAACTGAAATAGCAAGACGACTTGCTAAAATGATGGGATTACCTTTTGTAAAAGTGGAAGCGAGTAAATATACTGAAGTTGGATTTGTAGGTCGTGATGTTGAATCTATGATTAGAGATTTAGTATATGAAGGAATTAATCTAGTAACAAAAGAATTTGAAGAAAAAATCAAAGATAAAATTGATGATGAAGTAAATAAAAAAATCATAGAAAAACTTGTTCCACCACTTCCTGATAGTGCGAGTGATAGTGCAAAAGAGGCTTTTATTAAAACATACAATACTATGGAAAAAAAGCTTCTTGATGGTTCTTTAGATGATAAGAAAATCGAGATAGAACTTCCTAAAAAAGCACATGTTGAAATAATTGATTCAAGTTTACCTTTTGATATGAGCTCTATGCAAGAAAGTTTAAATAAAATGCTTGGTAGTTTAAATAAAGATAAAATCAAAAAAGAAGTTACAATCAAAGATGCCAAAATTTTATTAAGAAGTGTTGCAAGTGAAGGTTTACTTGACCAAGAAGCAATAAAAATTGAAGCTTTAAAAAGATGTGAAAACGGTGGAATAATCTTTTTAGATGAAATTGATAAAATCGCTTCTGGTAAAAAAAATAATGGACAAGATCCATCAAAAGAGGGCGTTCAAAGAGATTTACTTCCAATAGTTGAAGGAAGTAGCGTTCAAACAAAATTTGGACAAATAAAAACAGATCATATTTTATTTATAGCAGCTGGTGCATTTCATGTATCAAAACCAAGTGATTTGATTCCTGAACTTCAAGGAAGATTTCCTTTAAGAGTTGAACTTGAAGCTTTAGATGAAGAGGCATTGTATAAAATTTTAACAAATACAAAAAATTCACTTCTTAGACAGTATAAAGCACTTTTAGAAGTTGAAGGTGTTGAGTTAGAATTTGATGATGAAGCAATAAGAGCTTTTGCTAAATATTCAGTTACAGCAAATGAAAAAACTGAAGATATAGGTGCTAGAAGACTTCATACAGTTATAGAAAAAGTTATTGAAGATATCTCTTTTGAAGCCGATGAAAAAAAAGGTACAAAAGTAGTTGTTACAAAAGAACTTGTTTCTGATAAACTAGATGATATTGTTGATAATGTAGATACGGCAAGATATATACTATAA
- a CDS encoding TatD family hydrolase yields the protein MIIDTHCHLDNKQYYEDIDNVISNALQHGVKGFLIPGADFNDLPQAVKLAEKYNEVYFAVGIHPYDIDMYDENIMEKYVNHPKCIAIGECGLDYYRLPEDEEEKLANIKKQKEIFISQIEFAKKYKKPLIIHIREASNDSRQILIDYNAKEVGGVLHCYNASEHLLPLAEHNFYFGIGGVLTFKNAKKLVEVLPKIPKDKLLIETDAPYLTPHPHRGERNEPFYTTFVSSKMSELLNISDEEIQQLTTNNAKKLFKEFSSLS from the coding sequence ATAATTATAGATACTCATTGTCATTTAGACAACAAACAATACTATGAAGATATCGATAATGTTATATCAAATGCACTTCAGCATGGTGTAAAGGGATTTTTAATCCCTGGTGCTGATTTTAATGATTTACCACAAGCCGTTAAATTAGCTGAAAAATATAATGAAGTCTATTTTGCTGTTGGAATTCATCCTTATGATATAGATATGTATGATGAAAATATTATGGAAAAATATGTAAATCATCCAAAATGTATAGCTATTGGTGAATGTGGTTTGGATTATTATAGACTTCCTGAAGATGAAGAAGAAAAACTTGCAAATATTAAAAAACAAAAAGAGATATTTATATCTCAAATAGAGTTTGCAAAAAAATATAAAAAACCTTTAATAATACACATTAGAGAAGCTTCAAATGATTCAAGACAAATCTTGATTGATTATAATGCAAAAGAAGTTGGTGGAGTTTTACACTGTTATAATGCAAGTGAACATTTACTACCTCTAGCTGAACATAATTTTTATTTTGGAATAGGTGGAGTATTAACTTTTAAAAATGCAAAAAAACTTGTAGAAGTTTTACCAAAAATTCCTAAAGATAAATTATTGATAGAAACAGATGCTCCATATTTAACTCCTCATCCTCATAGAGGTGAAAGAAATGAGCCTTTTTATACTACATTCGTATCTTCTAAAATGTCAGAATTATTAAATATTAGTGATGAAGAGATTCAACAATTGACTACAAATAATGCAAAAAAATTATTTAAAGAGTTTTCTAGCCTTTCTTAG
- a CDS encoding UbiX family flavin prenyltransferase, whose amino-acid sequence MKITVAISGASGVNLALNFIKQIPKDFEVFVVFSKSSKRALKLENNISTKELFKDEKNITIFKDSDIGASIASGSFKVDKMIILPCSQNTLAKCAVGIADSLITRAFTVMLKEKREIIIAPREMPFNPISLKNMLKLSKLGVTIAPPILGYYSNQQSLEDMENFLIGKWFDLLKIDNTLYKRWK is encoded by the coding sequence TTGAAAATAACAGTGGCAATTTCAGGTGCTAGTGGAGTTAATCTTGCTTTAAACTTTATAAAACAAATTCCAAAAGATTTTGAGGTATTTGTAGTATTTTCTAAAAGTTCAAAAAGAGCTTTAAAACTTGAAAATAATATATCAACAAAAGAACTATTTAAAGATGAAAAAAATATAACAATATTTAAAGATTCTGATATTGGTGCAAGTATTGCATCTGGTTCTTTTAAAGTTGATAAAATGATTATTCTTCCATGTAGCCAAAATACTTTAGCAAAATGTGCAGTTGGAATAGCAGATAGTTTAATAACTAGAGCTTTTACAGTAATGCTAAAAGAAAAAAGAGAGATTATAATTGCTCCTAGAGAGATGCCATTTAATCCAATTTCATTAAAAAATATGTTGAAACTATCAAAATTAGGAGTTACAATTGCACCTCCAATTTTAGGATATTATAGTAATCAACAAAGTTTAGAAGATATGGAAAATTTTTTGATTGGAAAATGGTTTGATTTATTAAAAATAGATAATACCTTATACAAAAGATGGAAATAG
- the hisS gene encoding histidine--tRNA ligase produces the protein MSNSEQKSTKTIQSLRGMKDIVNEESTLFTYFIENASKIAKNYGFSYLETPLLEETALFKRSVGESSDIVNKEMYQFIDKGENDVCLRPEGTAGVVRHFVEKKLDRAGGNYKWYYYGAMFRYERPQKGRLREFHQFGCEVFGIDSVYEDANIIIMIKEILDFFGIGFILKLNSLGCKECMPPYKESLVKHLTSFKDELCEDCNRRILTNPIRVLDCKNEKCQSLLVNAPKITNNLCNSCNDDFEKLKEILDFNNISYEIDSNLVRGLDYYNKTAFEFVSNEIGAQSAIAGGGRYDRLVEFLGGKSTAGIGFAIGIERLLELIKMPKIEEDIVYLGALDEKSLNTVIKTATKKRKTTKTLVEYTPRSFGKHFGIAEKLGANIVALIGENELNSGTIYIKNIKTQEQTNKKLEEF, from the coding sequence ATGTCAAATAGTGAACAAAAGAGTACAAAAACTATTCAAAGTTTAAGAGGTATGAAAGATATAGTAAATGAAGAAAGCACTTTATTTACTTATTTTATTGAAAATGCTTCAAAAATTGCTAAAAATTATGGATTTTCATATCTTGAAACTCCACTTTTAGAAGAGACAGCTTTATTTAAAAGAAGTGTAGGAGAAAGTAGCGATATCGTAAATAAAGAGATGTATCAATTCATAGATAAAGGTGAAAATGATGTTTGTTTACGACCAGAAGGAACAGCAGGAGTTGTAAGACACTTTGTAGAAAAAAAACTTGATCGTGCTGGTGGAAACTATAAATGGTACTATTATGGGGCTATGTTCAGATATGAAAGACCTCAAAAAGGAAGACTAAGAGAGTTTCACCAATTTGGTTGTGAAGTATTTGGAATAGACTCAGTTTACGAAGATGCAAATATAATTATTATGATAAAAGAAATTTTAGACTTCTTTGGTATAGGTTTTATTTTAAAGTTAAACTCACTGGGTTGTAAAGAGTGTATGCCTCCATATAAAGAGAGCTTAGTAAAACATTTAACATCTTTTAAAGATGAACTTTGTGAAGACTGTAATAGAAGGATTTTGACAAATCCAATCAGAGTTTTAGACTGTAAAAATGAAAAATGTCAATCATTATTGGTAAATGCTCCAAAAATTACAAATAATTTATGTAATTCTTGTAATGATGATTTTGAAAAATTAAAAGAGATTTTAGATTTTAATAATATCTCTTATGAAATTGATTCAAATTTAGTAAGAGGACTTGACTACTATAACAAAACAGCTTTTGAGTTTGTAAGCAATGAAATTGGTGCTCAAAGTGCAATAGCTGGTGGTGGAAGATATGATAGATTGGTTGAGTTTTTAGGTGGAAAATCAACAGCTGGAATTGGATTTGCTATTGGTATTGAAAGATTATTAGAATTAATAAAAATGCCAAAAATAGAAGAGGATATAGTTTATCTTGGTGCGCTTGATGAGAAATCTTTAAATACAGTAATAAAAACTGCAACAAAAAAGAGAAAAACAACAAAAACTTTAGTAGAATACACGCCACGAAGCTTTGGAAAACATTTTGGAATAGCTGAAAAGCTAGGAGCAAATATTGTTGCTTTAATTGGTGAAAATGAACTTAATAGTGGAACAATTTATATAAAAAATATAAAAACACAAGAACAAACAAATAAAAAGTTAGAGGAATTTTAA
- a CDS encoding septal ring lytic transglycosylase RlpA family protein: MKFINNFKTILFFVLFSIFLFTGCSSKSTTYDYSSFYKDTHNSSINNSLAMHRATMRPYTVFGIKYYPEIARVGDRFNGVASWYGPDFHAKKTSNGEIYNMYAMTAAHKTLPMNTVVKVDNLDNGKSTIVRINDRGPFVNGRIIDLSNKAAHEIDMVRKGTAKVQITVLGYNGEINNNQAPDVLTEKSPINSTTAFSGGTESLDLKDDIITTTEVSNNIGKAVNTGVSNTVSSTVKNTQKANVKGNFSVQVGAFSLVSGAQQTQSTYQKKFPSKKVEYVENGGIYRVFIRGFSSYDEAQNFKNSNNLTNAMVVQ, translated from the coding sequence TTGAAATTTATAAATAATTTCAAAACTATTCTATTTTTCGTACTTTTTAGCATATTCTTATTTACAGGATGTTCTTCAAAAAGTACTACTTATGACTATTCAAGTTTTTATAAAGATACACATAATTCAAGTATAAATAATTCACTTGCTATGCATAGAGCAACAATGAGACCTTATACAGTTTTTGGTATAAAATATTATCCAGAAATCGCAAGAGTAGGTGACAGATTTAATGGTGTTGCTTCTTGGTATGGTCCTGATTTTCATGCAAAAAAAACATCAAATGGTGAAATTTATAATATGTACGCTATGACAGCAGCTCATAAAACTTTACCTATGAATACAGTTGTAAAAGTTGATAATTTAGATAATGGAAAATCAACAATAGTTAGGATAAATGATAGAGGTCCTTTTGTTAATGGAAGAATTATTGACTTATCAAATAAAGCAGCACATGAAATTGATATGGTACGAAAAGGTACAGCAAAAGTTCAAATAACAGTTCTTGGATATAACGGTGAAATAAACAATAATCAAGCACCAGATGTTTTAACAGAAAAATCACCAATAAACTCTACAACAGCATTTAGTGGTGGAACAGAATCTTTAGATCTAAAAGATGATATTATTACAACAACGGAAGTATCAAATAATATTGGAAAAGCAGTTAATACTGGTGTATCTAATACAGTTTCTTCAACTGTTAAAAATACACAAAAGGCAAATGTAAAAGGTAACTTTAGTGTTCAAGTTGGAGCATTTAGTTTAGTTTCAGGAGCTCAACAAACACAAAGTACTTATCAAAAGAAATTTCCTTCTAAAAAAGTTGAATATGTAGAAAATGGTGGTATATATAGAGTTTTCATAAGAGGATTTAGTTCTTATGACGAAGCACAAAATTTTAAAAATAGTAATAATTTAACAAATGCAATGGTTGTTCAATAG
- the speA gene encoding biosynthetic arginine decarboxylase: MNSKYGIDIWSDGNFFIEDGVAKINHDCKPSIISIVKKIRKQGFKGPLLLRFPHITKKQIKTLYTTFNSSIKEYDYKGKFNAVFPLKVNQLPNFVHPLASAGKKYNYGLEAGSKAELIIAMTYNNLGSPITINGFKDKEMIHLCFIAKSMGHNITIIIEGLNELEMIIEVLNETKLESPNIGLRVRLHSGGSGLWAKSGGINSKFGLTSTEILEAYELMEENDLVDYLTMIHFHIGSAMNSIKPLKKALRESGHIYAELKNLGAINLSSINIGGGLAVEYSAYERTRFYSLSEFANDVVFTLKEIAKQKGVDEPNIFTESGRFISAASTVLITPVLELFSAEYELSHLKLKKVNPPLIAELHELFKDMTKKTAYEFMHDSIDHMESLLTLFDLGYIDLQDRSNAEILTHQIIKKAISLLQIDDYEELKKFDKNIQEKYLLNFSLFQSLPDYWGINQEFPIMPITHLDKKPTRSASLWDITCDSDGEIPFDMKKPLYLHDVNLNKEDYFLGFFNVGAYQDTLGMKHNLFSHPTEVNVVFKEGEVQLEKILESQKIIDILEDIDYDTDEIKMILNKNLAPEIYTELEKYLNQNSYLKTIWSYYDE, from the coding sequence GTGAATAGTAAATATGGTATAGACATCTGGAGTGATGGTAACTTTTTTATCGAAGATGGTGTTGCAAAAATAAATCATGATTGCAAACCTTCGATTATTTCAATTGTAAAAAAGATAAGAAAACAAGGGTTTAAAGGTCCTTTACTTCTTAGATTTCCACATATTACAAAAAAGCAGATAAAAACACTTTATACCACATTTAATTCAAGTATCAAAGAGTATGATTATAAAGGAAAATTTAATGCTGTTTTTCCTCTAAAAGTTAATCAATTACCAAACTTTGTTCATCCACTTGCAAGCGCTGGTAAAAAATACAATTATGGATTAGAAGCTGGAAGTAAAGCTGAATTAATCATAGCTATGACTTACAATAATTTAGGAAGTCCAATTACAATAAATGGATTTAAAGATAAAGAGATGATCCATTTATGTTTTATTGCAAAAAGTATGGGACATAATATCACTATTATTATTGAAGGTTTAAATGAACTAGAAATGATAATTGAAGTTTTAAATGAAACAAAATTAGAATCTCCAAATATTGGATTAAGAGTAAGACTTCATAGTGGAGGAAGTGGTTTATGGGCAAAAAGTGGAGGTATAAATTCTAAATTTGGATTAACTTCTACTGAAATTTTAGAAGCTTATGAACTTATGGAAGAGAATGATTTAGTAGACTATTTAACTATGATTCACTTCCATATTGGTTCAGCTATGAATTCAATCAAACCACTAAAAAAAGCTTTAAGAGAATCTGGTCATATTTACGCAGAACTTAAAAACTTAGGAGCGATTAATCTATCATCAATAAATATTGGTGGAGGATTAGCAGTAGAATATAGTGCTTATGAAAGAACAAGATTCTACTCTCTTTCAGAGTTTGCAAATGATGTTGTTTTTACATTAAAAGAGATTGCTAAACAAAAAGGTGTTGATGAACCAAATATTTTTACAGAATCTGGAAGATTTATAAGTGCGGCTTCAACTGTACTTATAACTCCAGTTCTTGAACTATTTTCAGCAGAATATGAATTAAGTCACTTGAAATTAAAAAAAGTAAATCCTCCTTTAATTGCAGAATTACATGAGTTATTTAAAGATATGACTAAAAAAACAGCTTATGAGTTTATGCACGATAGTATCGACCACATGGAATCACTTTTAACTCTATTTGATTTAGGATATATTGATTTACAAGATAGATCAAACGCTGAAATTTTAACTCATCAAATTATAAAAAAAGCTATTTCATTACTTCAAATAGATGATTATGAAGAACTTAAAAAATTTGATAAAAATATTCAAGAAAAATATCTATTGAATTTTTCATTATTTCAATCATTGCCTGATTATTGGGGAATAAATCAAGAGTTTCCTATCATGCCAATAACTCATTTGGATAAAAAACCAACAAGAAGTGCTTCGTTATGGGATATTACTTGTGATAGTGATGGAGAAATTCCTTTTGATATGAAAAAACCTCTATATTTACATGATGTAAATCTAAATAAAGAGGATTATTTCTTAGGATTTTTCAATGTTGGAGCATATCAAGATACTTTAGGAATGAAACATAATCTTTTTTCACATCCAACAGAAGTAAATGTTGTATTTAAAGAGGGAGAAGTTCAGCTTGAAAAGATTTTAGAATCACAAAAAATCATCGATATTCTTGAAGATATAGATTATGATACAGATGAAATAAAAATGATTTTAAATAAAAATCTAGCTCCTGAAATATATACAGAATTAGAAAAATATTTAAATCAAAATAGTTATTTAAAAACTATTTGGAGCTATTATGACGAATAA
- a CDS encoding lytic transglycosylase domain-containing protein — translation MKKLLFILLLLLNNLFADNPSELDLEILKDLGIDSSFLNEPSLQRAYKEYSKSKNIAHYDGLFKKSALNSKIVKDEIEKENLPFSAIFIPLIESSFVNQINKKGPSGLWQFMPQTAKNLKLKNDDFVDERLDLIKSTDAASTYLRKYYKRFDRWYLAFLAYNAGEGRIIDGIARASLDKYLEEHPTMADDKVIKIYKIYLEDYKKNKKGIDNLYNIYRWVGEKENYFDLSYLLRNNGKKDYLPKTTVDYLHKVVALSMIANRDLFKNLDRKSKYNLEKVKVDKSVRLKDISDAIGMNYAEFKEINKHFKKEVLPKNAKVYNIYIPHTKLDIYNSVINDIKATTVVEVQKQPTSKAKNEPVKKAVENKKIVPNKIQHVVKEGDTLDSISKKYKVSVAKLKKDNKKKSNFLKIGEKIEIYK, via the coding sequence TTGAAGAAGCTACTTTTTATATTACTCCTTTTACTCAATAATCTTTTTGCTGATAATCCTAGTGAATTAGATTTGGAAATATTGAAAGATTTAGGCATTGATAGTTCATTTTTAAACGAACCATCTTTACAAAGAGCGTATAAAGAATATTCTAAAAGTAAAAATATTGCACATTACGATGGTTTATTTAAAAAATCTGCTTTAAACAGTAAAATAGTTAAAGATGAAATCGAAAAAGAAAATCTTCCTTTCTCTGCAATTTTTATTCCTCTAATTGAATCAAGTTTCGTAAACCAAATAAATAAAAAAGGACCTTCTGGACTTTGGCAATTTATGCCTCAAACTGCAAAAAATCTTAAACTAAAAAATGATGATTTTGTAGATGAAAGATTGGACTTGATAAAATCAACAGATGCTGCAAGTACATATTTAAGAAAATATTATAAAAGATTTGATAGATGGTATCTAGCTTTTTTAGCTTACAATGCAGGAGAAGGAAGAATAATAGATGGTATTGCAAGAGCATCTTTAGATAAATATTTAGAAGAGCATCCTACAATGGCGGATGACAAAGTTATAAAAATTTATAAAATTTATTTAGAAGATTATAAAAAGAATAAAAAAGGGATAGATAATCTATATAATATCTATCGTTGGGTAGGTGAAAAAGAGAACTATTTTGATTTATCTTATTTATTAAGAAACAATGGAAAAAAAGATTATTTACCTAAAACAACTGTTGATTATCTTCACAAAGTTGTGGCTTTGTCTATGATTGCAAATAGAGATTTATTTAAAAATTTAGATAGAAAAAGTAAATATAATTTAGAAAAAGTAAAAGTCGATAAAAGTGTAAGATTAAAAGATATTTCTGATGCAATTGGTATGAATTATGCTGAATTTAAAGAGATAAATAAACACTTCAAAAAAGAAGTTTTACCTAAAAATGCAAAGGTGTATAATATTTACATCCCTCATACAAAATTAGATATTTATAATTCCGTAATAAATGATATAAAAGCAACAACGGTAGTTGAAGTTCAAAAACAACCAACATCAAAAGCAAAAAATGAACCAGTAAAAAAAGCAGTTGAAAATAAAAAAATAGTACCAAATAAAATTCAACATGTTGTAAAAGAAGGTGATACTTTAGATTCTATTTCAAAAAAATATAAAGTAAGTGTTGCAAAATTAAAAAAAGACAATAAGAAAAAATCAAATTTTTTAAAAATAGGAGAAAAAATTGAAATTTATAAATAA
- a CDS encoding recombinase family protein: MSKIFTYIRNNQNNDKYTQEQKEAIQGYIVKQNLQVYKNIEINIGTPAEEKNILQLLENCEKNSIIVVANLNVFGRTIDTILEIVKFLLSNKIRILVVEQNLDLLDDKDMLTQMILGVISMTVTLEKELMSLRTKEALTAKKLNGMALGKPKGTIQKSKFDLQRDKIEELLGVGLSVRKISKLLGYNNHIGLNNYVKKRKIKDKVNDK; encoded by the coding sequence ATGTCAAAAATCTTTACTTATATTAGAAATAATCAAAATAACGATAAATATACTCAAGAACAAAAAGAAGCAATTCAAGGGTATATTGTTAAACAAAATTTGCAAGTTTATAAAAATATTGAGATAAATATAGGCACACCAGCTGAAGAAAAGAATATTTTACAATTATTAGAAAATTGTGAAAAAAACTCAATAATTGTAGTTGCAAATCTAAATGTTTTTGGACGAACAATAGATACTATTTTAGAAATTGTAAAATTTTTGTTATCAAACAAAATTAGGATTTTAGTTGTGGAACAAAATCTTGATTTATTAGATGATAAAGATATGTTAACTCAGATGATTTTGGGCGTTATTTCTATGACTGTAACTTTAGAAAAAGAGTTGATGAGTCTACGAACAAAAGAGGCACTAACAGCCAAAAAACTAAATGGTATGGCTTTAGGTAAACCAAAAGGAACAATTCAAAAATCTAAGTTTGATTTACAAAGAGATAAAATCGAAGAGCTTTTAGGTGTAGGATTAAGTGTAAGAAAAATATCAAAATTATTAGGTTATAACAATCATATTGGGCTTAATAATTATGTTAAAAAAAGAAAAATAAAAGATAAAGTAAATGATAAATAG
- the hslV gene encoding ATP-dependent protease subunit HslV has translation MFDATTILAYKGKNKAVIGGDGQVTFGNTVLKGNATKIRTLYKDQILAGFAGSTADAFNLFDMFEGHLEACKGDLLKSVIAFSKEWRKDKVLRRLEAMMIVLNKEKIFILSGNGDVVEPEDGAIASIGSGGNFAISAARALAKHSSLDEEELVKESLMIAGELCIYTNQNIKILKLED, from the coding sequence ATGTTTGATGCTACAACGATACTTGCATATAAAGGTAAAAACAAAGCAGTAATCGGAGGTGACGGTCAAGTTACTTTTGGAAATACTGTTTTAAAAGGAAACGCAACAAAAATTAGAACACTTTATAAAGACCAAATCTTAGCTGGATTTGCTGGAAGTACAGCTGATGCTTTTAATCTTTTTGATATGTTTGAAGGACATTTAGAAGCTTGTAAAGGTGATTTATTAAAATCAGTTATTGCTTTTTCTAAAGAGTGGCGAAAAGATAAAGTTTTAAGAAGATTAGAAGCTATGATGATAGTTTTAAATAAAGAAAAAATATTTATTTTAAGTGGAAATGGTGATGTCGTTGAACCAGAAGATGGAGCAATTGCTAGTATTGGAAGTGGTGGAAACTTTGCTATTTCTGCAGCACGAGCTTTAGCAAAACACTCAAGTTTGGATGAAGAAGAATTAGTTAAAGAGTCACTTATGATTGCTGGAGAACTTTGTATTTATACAAATCAAAATATAAAAATATTAAAGTTAGAGGATTAA
- the rplI gene encoding 50S ribosomal protein L9 translates to MKVLLIKDVKSLGKAGEIKEVADGYGKNFLIGKGLALHATTEVLNKHKAEQKKLALKEEQEIAQAKELAEKLNATKLTIKHKVGANGHLIGSVTNKEVSDALEQQFSIMIDKKNIALDNKIKTIGIYEVDCKLGHSIHAKLKIDVIAE, encoded by the coding sequence ATGAAAGTATTATTGATCAAAGATGTAAAAAGTTTAGGGAAAGCTGGTGAAATAAAAGAAGTAGCTGATGGATATGGAAAAAATTTTTTAATAGGAAAAGGTTTAGCGTTACACGCAACGACTGAAGTATTAAATAAACATAAAGCAGAACAAAAGAAATTAGCACTTAAAGAAGAACAAGAAATAGCACAAGCTAAAGAATTAGCTGAAAAATTAAATGCTACAAAATTAACAATTAAACATAAAGTTGGAGCAAATGGGCATTTAATTGGAAGTGTAACAAATAAAGAAGTTAGTGATGCACTAGAGCAACAATTTTCAATTATGATTGATAAAAAAAATATTGCATTAGATAATAAAATAAAAACTATTGGAATTTATGAAGTTGATTGTAAATTAGGACATTCAATTCATGCAAAATTAAAAATTGATGTAATTGCGGAGTAA
- the tmk gene encoding dTMP kinase produces the protein MYVSIEGIDTAGKSTQLNILEKKFPNAIFTKEPGGTALGIKLRAMALGGEAKSSIAEMFLFLADRAEHIEEVIKPNKNSLVISDRSVVSGIAYANQFEIDKLVELNLIATSNILPTHIILLELTPEELKFRLSQKANDSIELRGIDYLINIQNRMKETIKKLNVNHIFIDASLKIEDIAKTIEDFLNVK, from the coding sequence ATGTATGTAAGTATCGAGGGAATTGATACTGCTGGAAAATCAACTCAATTAAATATCTTAGAAAAGAAGTTTCCAAATGCAATTTTTACAAAAGAGCCAGGAGGAACAGCTTTAGGTATAAAATTAAGAGCGATGGCACTTGGTGGTGAAGCAAAATCAAGTATTGCAGAGATGTTTTTATTTTTAGCTGATCGTGCTGAACATATTGAAGAAGTTATAAAACCAAATAAAAATAGTTTGGTTATTTCTGATAGATCGGTAGTTTCTGGAATTGCTTATGCAAATCAATTTGAAATAGATAAATTAGTAGAATTAAATTTAATAGCAACTTCAAATATTTTACCAACACATATAATTTTACTTGAATTAACACCAGAAGAGCTTAAATTTAGACTTTCACAAAAAGCAAATGATTCAATAGAATTAAGAGGAATTGATTATTTAATAAATATTCAAAATAGAATGAAAGAAACAATAAAAAAATTAAATGTTAATCATATTTTTATAGATGCAAGTTTAAAAATAGAAGATATAGCAAAAACAATAGAGGATTTTTTAAATGTCAAATAG